From a single Acidobacteriota bacterium genomic region:
- a CDS encoding protein kinase, with amino-acid sequence MDYAHRKLTVHRDLKPRNVLITSEGEPKLLDFGLAKPLDELAAKRSDRDGVPGIHAGMAPRRSRIPASG; translated from the coding sequence GTGGATTATGCTCACCGCAAACTCACAGTTCATCGCGACCTTAAGCCGCGTAATGTTCTCATAACATCTGAGGGGGAGCCAAAGCTGCTCGATTTTGGCTTGGCAAAGCCGCTCGATGAGTTGGCGGCGAAAAGATCAGACCGCGACGGTGTTCCGGGCATTCACGCCGGCATGGCGCCTCGCCGGAGCAGGATCCCGGCAAGCGGGTGA